A genome region from Acinetobacter lwoffii includes the following:
- a CDS encoding VIT1/CCC1 transporter family protein, whose amino-acid sequence MRHSSHLEKHYIERAGWLRAAVLGANDGIISVTSLVVGIAASGASTEILLVTCVAGLISGAASMAAGEYISVKSQQDIETNDLLMEERELQRHPTHELNELKTIYIQRGLEPALAQQVAEQLTNHNALDAHARDEIGISAHTSAQPFLAAFSSAMAFTVGSLFPLISIMILPEHYLDKGVMLIGVLSLGMMGALASYAGGVSVWRGAVRVMLWGIIAMLFSAWIGSLFNVSVA is encoded by the coding sequence GTGCGCCATTCATCCCATCTTGAAAAACATTATATCGAACGCGCGGGCTGGCTTCGTGCAGCTGTACTGGGGGCAAATGACGGGATTATTTCGGTCACCAGTCTGGTGGTGGGTATTGCAGCCAGTGGAGCATCCACAGAAATTTTATTGGTGACCTGTGTTGCCGGATTGATTTCTGGCGCTGCTTCAATGGCGGCCGGTGAATATATTTCGGTTAAATCCCAGCAAGATATTGAAACCAATGATCTACTCATGGAAGAGCGCGAACTCCAGCGCCATCCCACCCATGAGTTAAATGAGCTCAAAACGATTTATATACAGCGTGGGTTGGAACCTGCTTTGGCACAACAGGTCGCTGAACAGCTGACCAACCATAATGCCTTGGATGCCCATGCTCGAGACGAAATTGGTATTTCAGCACATACCTCTGCCCAACCCTTTCTCGCTGCATTTTCTTCCGCCATGGCATTTACGGTAGGTTCATTATTTCCTTTAATTTCAATCATGATTTTACCGGAACACTATCTGGATAAAGGCGTCATGCTGATTGGTGTTTTAAGTTTGGGGATGATGGGTGCACTGGCGAGCTATGCCGGTGGAGTAAGTGTCTGGAGAGGTGCAGTTCGGGTGATGCTCTGGGGAATTATCGCCATGTTATTCAGTGCGTGGATCGGATCATTATTTAATGTGTCTGTTGCCTAA
- a CDS encoding 2-amino-4-hydroxy-6-hydroxymethyldihydropteridine diphosphokinase, which produces MNAIETIFALALASNCHPQQHFQAAQQRISEWGEVQFSPIYMIPCRDGIGADYWNAACLLRSSVSSEDMIELLKQLEQASGRVRPSHQITLDVDLIAWGSDLQHMQFNEKKLPLALDVKVPMFDIWHDAMFEHGSHSFPTVEQLI; this is translated from the coding sequence TTGAACGCCATCGAAACGATTTTCGCCCTAGCATTAGCGAGTAATTGTCATCCTCAGCAACACTTTCAAGCTGCACAGCAACGTATTTCCGAATGGGGAGAAGTTCAGTTTTCTCCCATTTATATGATTCCTTGCCGCGATGGCATCGGTGCAGATTACTGGAATGCAGCGTGTTTATTGCGGAGTTCAGTGTCTAGTGAAGACATGATTGAGCTGCTCAAACAGCTGGAACAGGCATCAGGGCGAGTACGTCCATCCCATCAGATTACTTTGGATGTTGATTTGATTGCTTGGGGATCAGATCTTCAACATATGCAGTTTAATGAAAAAAAGTTGCCCTTGGCTCTGGATGTGAAAGTGCCCATGTTTGATATCTGGCATGATGCCATGTTCGAGCATGGCTCACATAGCTTTCCAACAGTTGAACAGCTGATTTAA
- a CDS encoding AraC family transcriptional regulator — MHKPALEYSKGTISIDLVNEALLDAKRLQFDISDILKKVNIPAEVLNAPKARVSVSQFAQLWTVLADSMNDEFFGMDSHAMRRGSFKLLSKMVMQADTLEKALQHILQFLNLVLDDLQSTLMVEEHYAYIVIYDLQQTKRMFSYATYLMLIHTLICWLSGQRILLNQIQLKCAAPLDDFDYKVRFCEQIEYQASENYVQFDASYLQLPIKQDAQSWYQFIQQTPQNLLVRFKNPYALSTQIRRQLLQVSPAEWLELNELALKMNMSEATMQRRLKSEGVSYQQLKNEIRRDTAIELLTRTEQSLQEISDQLNFQESSAFHRAFKKWTGVSPGAYRQNNIR, encoded by the coding sequence ATGCATAAGCCTGCACTGGAATATAGCAAAGGCACCATCTCGATTGACCTGGTGAACGAAGCATTGCTGGATGCCAAACGGCTGCAATTTGATATCTCTGACATTCTAAAAAAAGTCAATATCCCAGCAGAAGTATTGAATGCTCCCAAGGCACGCGTATCCGTTAGCCAATTTGCCCAGTTATGGACTGTGCTTGCAGACAGCATGAATGACGAATTTTTTGGTATGGACAGCCATGCCATGCGTCGTGGTAGTTTTAAATTACTTTCGAAAATGGTCATGCAGGCAGATACACTGGAAAAAGCGCTGCAACATATTTTGCAATTTCTCAACCTGGTTTTGGACGATCTGCAAAGCACGCTCATGGTTGAGGAACACTATGCCTATATCGTGATTTATGATCTACAACAGACTAAACGCATGTTTAGTTATGCGACTTATCTGATGCTGATTCATACCCTGATCTGCTGGTTAAGTGGACAACGGATTTTGCTTAATCAGATTCAATTGAAATGTGCAGCACCCCTAGATGATTTTGATTACAAAGTCCGTTTTTGTGAACAGATTGAATATCAGGCCAGCGAAAATTACGTGCAATTTGATGCCAGCTATCTGCAATTGCCGATTAAACAGGATGCTCAGTCCTGGTATCAGTTTATTCAGCAAACCCCACAAAATTTATTGGTGCGTTTTAAAAACCCCTATGCCTTGAGCACCCAGATTCGCCGTCAATTACTGCAAGTTTCACCGGCAGAATGGCTGGAACTGAATGAACTGGCCTTAAAAATGAATATGTCTGAAGCGACCATGCAACGGCGTTTAAAAAGTGAAGGTGTCAGCTATCAACAGTTAAAAAATGAGATACGCCGGGATACCGCCATTGAATTGCTGACCCGTACTGAACAAAGTTTACAAGAGATTAGCGATCAGCTTAATTTTCAGGAATCCAGTGCATTTCATCGTGCATTCAAAAAGTGGACTGGCGTCAGTCCAGGCGCATATCGACAAAATAACATTAGATAA
- a CDS encoding ABC1 kinase family protein — MKNNIWLDGIRSVARMGETAVVAAKAGFKYATEKPSNAKLMRETFESLGSTYIKLGQFIASTPSLFPREYVEEFQGCLDQTPRLPFSYIQQVLASEFAGRNLDEIFASIDETPLASASIAQVHAAKLVSGEDVVIKVQKPGVETILYTDLNVLHWATKLLEKAVPKVKFASLADIVEEIKTRMVREVDFIEEAQNLDDFVNYLNITNNQAATAPKVYHQYSTRRVLTMQRLYGVPLTDFEVVKKVSKDPSQVLITAMNTWFGSLMMCNSFHADLHAGNLMLLEDGRVGFIDFGIVGQLKPEVWTACMAFMDSLQHTNYELMAQNMLKMGMTAVQIDTKVLAADLERLFSGVLMADPQELLTSNPADLNDIMMDMVAVGERHGIRFPRDFALLFKQMLYFDRFMRILAPYTDIYADQRLQMVQSMDPNLLLKH; from the coding sequence ATGAAAAACAATATCTGGTTAGATGGAATACGTTCAGTTGCCCGTATGGGAGAAACAGCAGTCGTTGCGGCAAAGGCGGGCTTTAAATATGCCACTGAAAAGCCGAGCAATGCCAAACTGATGCGTGAAACTTTTGAATCCTTAGGTTCGACTTATATCAAGCTTGGTCAGTTTATTGCCAGTACGCCGTCGCTGTTTCCACGTGAATACGTTGAAGAATTTCAAGGCTGTCTGGATCAGACACCACGCTTGCCGTTTAGTTATATCCAGCAGGTTTTAGCCTCTGAATTTGCAGGGCGTAATCTCGACGAAATCTTTGCATCGATTGATGAAACGCCATTAGCCTCTGCATCTATTGCACAGGTACATGCAGCCAAACTGGTGTCTGGCGAAGATGTCGTGATTAAGGTACAAAAACCGGGCGTAGAGACCATTTTGTACACTGACTTGAACGTCCTACATTGGGCAACCAAGTTACTGGAAAAAGCAGTCCCGAAAGTTAAGTTTGCTTCACTGGCTGACATTGTCGAAGAAATCAAAACCCGTATGGTGCGTGAAGTCGATTTTATCGAAGAAGCACAGAATCTGGATGATTTCGTTAATTACCTGAATATCACCAACAATCAGGCAGCCACTGCACCTAAGGTTTATCATCAATATTCGACCCGTCGTGTGCTCACCATGCAGCGTTTATACGGTGTGCCTTTGACAGATTTTGAAGTGGTCAAAAAAGTATCCAAAGATCCATCTCAAGTACTTATCACTGCGATGAATACCTGGTTTGGCAGCTTGATGATGTGTAACAGTTTCCATGCCGATCTGCATGCAGGCAACCTGATGCTACTTGAAGATGGCCGTGTCGGTTTTATTGATTTCGGTATTGTCGGTCAGCTCAAGCCTGAAGTATGGACTGCCTGTATGGCATTTATGGATTCATTGCAACATACCAATTATGAGCTGATGGCGCAAAACATGCTGAAAATGGGTATGACCGCTGTGCAGATAGACACCAAAGTTTTGGCTGCTGATCTAGAGCGTTTATTCAGTGGCGTGTTGATGGCAGATCCACAGGAATTGTTAACGTCGAATCCTGCTGATCTGAACGATATCATGATGGATATGGTGGCTGTGGGTGAGCGTCACGGGATCCGGTTCCCGCGTGACTTTGCCTTGTTGTTCAAGCAAATGCTGTATTTCGACCGTTTCATGCGTATTCTGGCGCCGTATACCGACATCTATGCCGATCAGCGTTTGCAGATGGTGCAGAGCATGGATCCGAATCTGCTGTTAAAGCATTAA
- a CDS encoding 3-hydroxyacyl-CoA dehydrogenase produces the protein MNIQGKVIVITGGASGLGAATATHLVEHGAKVILVDMNQEQGEVLQQQLGAQSEFVQLDVTDEQAIESFFAHVESTYSQLNGLINCAGIAPSAKVLGRNGIHELAMFQKVLNINVNGTFNMLRHAAALIAKYELQSGEEERGVIVNTASVAAYDGQIGQTAYAASKGAVVAMTLPLARELAREAIRVMTIAPGIMETPMLKGMPQNVQDALGQMVPFPPRLAKPQEFAQLVGHIFENSYLNGEVIRLDGAIRMQPK, from the coding sequence ATGAACATTCAGGGAAAAGTTATTGTGATCACCGGTGGTGCCTCAGGTTTGGGTGCAGCCACAGCGACTCATCTGGTTGAACACGGTGCCAAAGTGATTCTGGTCGATATGAATCAGGAGCAGGGTGAAGTACTACAGCAGCAACTGGGTGCACAGTCTGAGTTTGTACAGCTCGATGTTACCGATGAACAAGCCATTGAAAGTTTCTTCGCTCATGTTGAAAGCACGTATAGTCAACTGAATGGCTTGATCAACTGTGCCGGGATTGCACCGTCTGCCAAAGTATTGGGTCGTAACGGCATCCATGAATTAGCCATGTTTCAAAAAGTGCTCAATATTAATGTAAATGGTACTTTTAATATGTTGCGTCATGCGGCGGCTTTAATTGCAAAATATGAGTTGCAATCGGGTGAAGAAGAACGTGGCGTGATTGTGAATACTGCTTCAGTTGCCGCTTATGACGGTCAAATTGGTCAGACTGCCTATGCGGCATCCAAAGGTGCAGTCGTCGCAATGACTTTACCTTTGGCACGTGAACTGGCTCGTGAAGCGATCCGTGTCATGACCATCGCGCCGGGCATTATGGAAACTCCGATGCTGAAAGGCATGCCGCAAAATGTCCAGGATGCTTTGGGGCAAATGGTGCCGTTTCCACCACGTCTGGCAAAACCACAGGAATTTGCCCAGCTGGTGGGACATATTTTTGAAAATAGTTATTTAAATGGTGAGGTCATTCGTCTGGATGGCGCAATCCGTATGCAGCCTAAATAA
- a CDS encoding pyridoxamine 5'-phosphate oxidase family protein, with protein MTEHNNTQHDNREKLWELIKDVRYTMISHLTDTHEIHSQPMTMLNSEQMNERQNLYFILRNTNDLVKAAETGRGQIGLSFAKPSDGIYVSISAHAQISTDRILIEQLWNPWAENWFEGKDDPTVRVLIAEAVSAEYWNVTDNKVTQLFKALKGGVTGEAGEPHAEHQKVNLQSNIW; from the coding sequence ATGACCGAGCATAACAATACTCAACATGATAATCGTGAAAAATTATGGGAATTGATCAAGGATGTCCGTTACACCATGATCAGCCATTTAACTGATACACATGAAATACACTCCCAGCCGATGACCATGCTGAACTCCGAACAGATGAACGAACGTCAAAACTTATATTTCATCCTGCGTAATACCAATGATCTGGTCAAAGCAGCAGAAACTGGCCGTGGTCAAATTGGCCTGTCTTTTGCAAAACCATCAGATGGTATCTATGTGTCGATCAGTGCTCATGCCCAGATCAGTACTGACCGCATTCTGATTGAACAGTTGTGGAATCCGTGGGCAGAAAACTGGTTTGAAGGCAAGGATGATCCGACCGTACGGGTATTGATTGCTGAAGCAGTCAGCGCAGAATACTGGAATGTCACAGATAACAAAGTTACCCAGCTTTTTAAAGCCTTAAAAGGCGGTGTTACCGGCGAAGCGGGCGAACCGCATGCAGAACATCAAAAAGTGAATCTACAAAGTAATATCTGGTAA
- a CDS encoding HesA/MoeB/ThiF family protein, with the protein MDAISPEFELTDAELHLYSRQVLLDGWDIDAQERLKFSNVCIIGCGGIGCALAELLARAGVGKITLIDPDTIEMSNLQRQLAFIPQDIGFYKAETLAKRLSQVNPNLQVEYVNQALTAENAVSVIEHQDLVLDGCDQFATRYLVNQICVELNVPLLSASAIGLQGQLFMVEGDSACYACLFPPENQADESLRCADSGVLATTPNVMASLQAHHALLYLGLGQMPLRQKLLLWDGMSFKQRILTFEKDTDCPICQAR; encoded by the coding sequence ATGGATGCCATATCCCCAGAATTCGAACTCACCGATGCTGAACTGCATCTGTATAGCCGTCAGGTTCTTCTGGATGGCTGGGATATTGACGCTCAAGAACGGTTAAAATTTTCTAATGTCTGCATTATTGGTTGTGGCGGGATAGGCTGTGCACTGGCAGAACTTCTGGCACGTGCAGGTGTGGGAAAAATTACCCTGATCGATCCGGATACCATCGAGATGAGTAATTTACAGCGACAACTGGCATTTATACCGCAGGATATTGGATTTTATAAGGCAGAAACGCTGGCCAAAAGACTGAGTCAGGTTAATCCGAACCTACAAGTTGAATATGTGAATCAGGCCTTAACGGCTGAGAATGCAGTAAGTGTGATCGAGCATCAGGATCTGGTATTGGATGGCTGTGATCAGTTTGCCACACGTTATCTGGTCAATCAGATTTGTGTTGAGCTGAATGTACCCTTATTGAGTGCTTCTGCGATTGGCTTGCAAGGTCAGCTGTTTATGGTCGAAGGGGATTCCGCCTGTTATGCCTGCCTGTTCCCGCCAGAAAATCAGGCCGATGAAAGTCTGCGCTGTGCAGATTCCGGTGTACTGGCGACCACACCGAATGTGATGGCCAGCTTGCAGGCACATCACGCCTTGTTATATCTGGGATTGGGCCAGATGCCACTTCGACAAAAGCTGTTGTTGTGGGATGGTATGAGTTTTAAGCAGCGGATTCTCACTTTCGAAAAAGATACAGATTGCCCAATCTGTCAGGCAAGATAA
- the prmC gene encoding peptide chain release factor N(5)-glutamine methyltransferase: protein MNILQALALRGEAESYERQENAWLLEHITKIDSFDLLMKKDQELTSEQEQAYKDGLARIAAGEPLAYVTGSQPFWTLDLKVTKDTLVPRPDTEVLVETVLKLDLPEDARVVDLGTGTGAIALSLASERSNWTVTASDIYEPTLEVAKYNAEQHDIENVEFVLGSWLKPFGRQFFDAIVSNPPYIDADDVHMQNLATEPERALVADKKGLADIEMIILQAKKHLTVNGWVVLEHGYNQADAVQHLFKQAGYKQVRTVKDYGGNDRVTLGQWPH from the coding sequence ATGAATATTTTACAAGCGCTGGCTTTGCGCGGTGAAGCTGAAAGTTACGAACGTCAGGAAAATGCCTGGTTACTGGAACACATCACCAAGATTGATTCATTTGATCTGCTGATGAAAAAGGATCAGGAATTAACCTCTGAGCAGGAACAAGCTTATAAAGACGGGTTGGCGCGTATTGCTGCCGGTGAGCCTTTGGCTTATGTGACTGGTTCACAACCGTTCTGGACACTGGATCTAAAAGTCACCAAAGATACCTTGGTGCCACGTCCGGATACTGAAGTACTGGTTGAGACGGTATTGAAGTTAGACCTGCCTGAAGATGCCCGTGTAGTAGATTTGGGTACAGGTACTGGCGCAATTGCCTTATCACTGGCATCTGAACGTTCTAACTGGACAGTAACGGCTTCCGATATCTACGAGCCTACGCTTGAGGTGGCGAAATATAATGCGGAACAACATGATATTGAGAATGTAGAATTTGTTCTGGGTTCATGGCTGAAGCCATTTGGCCGTCAATTCTTTGACGCCATTGTATCGAATCCACCTTATATCGACGCTGATGATGTGCATATGCAGAATCTGGCGACTGAACCGGAACGTGCGCTGGTGGCAGATAAAAAGGGGCTGGCCGATATTGAAATGATTATTCTGCAAGCCAAGAAGCATTTGACCGTGAATGGTTGGGTGGTGCTTGAGCATGGTTATAATCAGGCAGACGCCGTACAACATCTATTTAAACAGGCGGGTTATAAGCAAGTCCGCACGGTTAAAGATTATGGCGGGAATGATCGCGTAACTTTGGGTCAATGGCCACATTAA
- a CDS encoding acyl-CoA dehydrogenase family protein → MILNDEQKMIQDMMRNYSQQKLKPTAALRDKTAQFPAQELKELGELGALGMTVAEEWGGAGLDYVSLVLALEEIAAGDGAISTIISVQNSLPCGITQRYGTEAQKQQYLTKLATGEWLGCFCLTEPQAGSDASSLECKAERDGDEWVLNGTKQFITTGKHAQIALVFAVTDKSAGKKGISCFLVPTDAPGYIVSRLEEKMGQHCSDTATIVLDNCRIPAANLLGREGEGYKIALSNLESGRIGIAAQSVGMARAALDAAVEYANDRKAFGVEIVQHQAVAFRLADMATQIEAARQLVLHAATLKDAGLACLKEASMAKLFASTIAERVCSDAIQIHGGYGYVSDFPVERIYRDVRVSQIYEGASDIQRLVIAREVCQR, encoded by the coding sequence ATGATTTTAAATGACGAACAAAAAATGATTCAGGACATGATGCGCAATTATTCGCAGCAGAAGCTGAAACCGACGGCGGCCTTACGCGACAAAACGGCACAATTTCCAGCACAAGAACTTAAAGAGCTTGGTGAGCTTGGTGCATTGGGTATGACAGTGGCTGAAGAATGGGGTGGTGCAGGTCTGGATTATGTATCATTGGTTTTGGCGCTAGAGGAAATTGCCGCAGGAGATGGTGCAATCTCGACGATTATCAGTGTGCAGAATTCTTTGCCTTGCGGCATTACCCAGCGTTATGGCACTGAAGCACAAAAACAGCAGTATTTAACCAAACTGGCAACAGGTGAATGGCTCGGCTGTTTCTGTTTGACAGAACCTCAGGCCGGTTCGGATGCCAGTTCGCTGGAGTGTAAAGCCGAACGCGATGGCGATGAATGGGTGCTAAATGGTACCAAGCAGTTTATCACGACAGGTAAACACGCACAGATTGCACTAGTCTTTGCTGTGACTGATAAATCTGCAGGGAAAAAGGGTATTTCATGCTTTCTGGTGCCGACCGATGCACCGGGTTATATCGTGTCACGCCTAGAAGAGAAAATGGGTCAGCATTGTTCTGATACCGCGACCATCGTTCTGGATAACTGCCGGATTCCTGCTGCCAACTTGCTAGGTCGGGAGGGTGAAGGTTATAAAATTGCCTTGTCGAACCTTGAATCGGGTCGGATCGGCATTGCGGCACAATCTGTCGGTATGGCTCGGGCTGCACTGGATGCTGCAGTGGAATATGCCAATGACCGTAAAGCCTTTGGTGTAGAAATTGTGCAACATCAGGCTGTGGCGTTCAGGCTTGCAGATATGGCGACACAAATTGAAGCCGCACGTCAGCTCGTTTTGCATGCTGCAACATTAAAAGATGCAGGCTTGGCGTGTTTAAAAGAAGCATCGATGGCAAAACTGTTTGCATCGACTATTGCAGAAAGAGTCTGCTCGGATGCGATCCAGATTCATGGTGGCTACGGTTATGTCTCTGATTTTCCGGTCGAGCGAATTTATCGTGATGTACGAGTGAGCCAGATTTATGAAGGTGCATCAGATATTCAACGACTGGTGATTGCACGTGAAGTATGTCAACGCTGA
- a CDS encoding AMP-binding protein — protein MKTLEQAYADFNFENMVQEHLVGNAENINAYTECCGRYLGQNRTALIWEGKNGDAEQWTFEQLAVASGQLANYMHSLGLKAGDCIAGLLPRTPALLITILATWRIGAIYQPLFTAFESKAIEHRISTANTQLIVTDEEQRLKLHDFNVPNILTVHQTATNNYQDADFWTALQQQPEEFEPVNCQFNDVFLMMFTSGTTGLAKSVPVPLKALLAFKGYMLHAVDLRDEDSFWNLADPGWAYGLYYGIAGPLSLGHSIIMDERGFSVDNAVQIIQKYQVNNLTGSPTAFRMFFGFKEKFDAGISSHLRVVSSAGEPLTPEVIQWFNHDLSVNIYDQYGQTELGMVIANHHGLEHYKKVGSAGFAIPGHRFAVLDKEHQEVEKGGIGTLAIDCAASPLMWFEGYAGHNRKSFVGQYYLTGDTVKLNEYGGIDFIGRADDVITTSGYRVGPFDVESTLLECEEVLESAVVGKPDPERTEIVKAFVVLKSAYPATEDLMLKLQSYVRSRLSKHAYPKEIEFVASLPKTSSGKIQRNLLKQQEVAKLQEMKRVS, from the coding sequence ATGAAGACACTAGAACAGGCATATGCTGATTTTAATTTTGAAAATATGGTTCAAGAACATCTGGTTGGAAACGCAGAGAACATCAATGCGTATACCGAATGCTGTGGTCGCTACTTGGGTCAAAACCGAACTGCACTGATCTGGGAAGGTAAAAATGGAGATGCAGAGCAGTGGACCTTTGAACAACTGGCCGTGGCTTCAGGACAGCTGGCCAATTATATGCATTCTCTGGGTTTAAAGGCTGGTGACTGTATTGCAGGGTTGCTGCCAAGAACGCCAGCACTCTTAATTACTATATTGGCCACTTGGCGGATTGGTGCCATTTACCAACCTTTATTTACTGCCTTTGAAAGCAAAGCCATTGAACATCGTATCAGTACCGCCAATACCCAGTTGATCGTTACTGATGAAGAACAACGACTGAAACTCCATGATTTCAATGTTCCTAATATTCTGACTGTGCATCAAACAGCGACAAATAATTATCAAGATGCGGATTTCTGGACAGCCTTACAGCAACAACCAGAGGAGTTTGAACCGGTAAATTGCCAGTTTAATGATGTCTTCCTGATGATGTTTACTTCAGGTACGACAGGCTTGGCAAAATCGGTTCCTGTACCTTTAAAAGCGTTGTTGGCCTTTAAAGGCTATATGCTGCACGCCGTAGATCTGCGAGATGAAGATTCCTTCTGGAATCTGGCAGATCCGGGCTGGGCGTATGGACTGTATTATGGTATTGCAGGGCCGTTGAGTTTAGGGCACAGCATCATCATGGATGAACGTGGCTTTAGTGTCGATAATGCCGTACAAATCATTCAAAAATATCAGGTGAATAACCTGACTGGTTCGCCAACCGCATTTCGCATGTTCTTTGGCTTTAAAGAAAAATTTGATGCAGGCATCAGTTCGCATTTACGCGTGGTAAGCAGTGCAGGTGAGCCGCTCACGCCTGAAGTGATTCAGTGGTTCAATCATGATTTAAGTGTGAATATTTACGATCAATATGGACAGACTGAACTGGGTATGGTGATCGCCAATCATCATGGCTTGGAGCATTATAAAAAAGTTGGTTCAGCCGGTTTTGCTATTCCTGGGCATCGTTTTGCTGTATTGGACAAAGAACATCAGGAAGTAGAAAAAGGCGGGATTGGAACCTTGGCAATTGACTGTGCAGCTTCACCGTTGATGTGGTTTGAAGGCTATGCAGGCCACAACCGCAAGTCATTTGTCGGGCAGTATTATCTCACTGGTGATACCGTGAAGCTGAATGAATATGGCGGTATTGATTTTATTGGGCGTGCAGACGATGTCATTACAACTTCGGGCTATCGGGTTGGGCCTTTTGATGTAGAAAGTACTTTGCTTGAATGTGAAGAAGTGCTTGAATCTGCAGTCGTCGGCAAGCCAGATCCAGAACGTACTGAAATTGTGAAAGCCTTTGTAGTACTTAAATCAGCATATCCAGCTACTGAAGATTTGATGTTGAAACTGCAAAGTTATGTACGTTCACGCTTATCCAAACATGCCTATCCGAAAGAGATTGAGTTTGTGGCATCTTTGCCTAAAACATCGAGTGGCAAGATTCAGCGAAATTTACTCAAACAGCAGGAAGTTGCCAAACTTCAAGAGATGAAGCGAGTCAGCTAA
- the folB gene encoding dihydroneopterin aldolase has translation MDAIIIEGLKVETVVGCFNWERQIIQPLMLDLTIQTDLEQASNSDALADTLNYAEICEISSKVIQDAKPELIEHAAKLVLNALFTTFTAIESINITIRKPAIIAQANSVGIRLERHRNDFRPSISE, from the coding sequence ATGGACGCCATTATTATTGAAGGTTTAAAGGTTGAGACAGTCGTGGGCTGCTTTAACTGGGAGCGTCAAATTATTCAGCCTCTAATGCTGGATTTGACCATTCAAACCGATTTAGAACAGGCATCAAACTCAGATGCACTTGCAGATACGCTGAATTATGCAGAAATTTGTGAGATTTCCAGCAAAGTCATTCAAGACGCCAAGCCTGAATTGATTGAACATGCAGCAAAGTTAGTGCTGAATGCACTTTTTACTACCTTTACAGCAATTGAATCGATTAATATTACGATCCGTAAGCCTGCCATTATCGCGCAAGCCAATTCTGTAGGGATACGTCTTGAACGCCATCGAAACGATTTTCGCCCTAGCATTAGCGAGTAA
- the prfA gene encoding peptide chain release factor 1: MKESLRLRLDQLSDRHEELTALLADVEVISDNKRFRQLSREHNDLTEITNVWTKYRQAEEDIETAQAMLSDPDFKEMAQEEIKENKALIESLEADLNILMIPKDPNDANSAYLEIRAGTGGDEAAIFSGDLFRMYSKYAENQGWRIEILSENEGEHGGYKEVICLINGDGVYGRLKFESGAHRVQRVPATESQGRVHTSACTVAILPEIDVDTSVEINSSDLRIDTYRASGAGGQHVNKTDSAVRITHIPTGTVVECQEERSQHKNKAKAMALLVSRLENAKRAAADAATSEMRRDLVGSGDRSERIRTYNYPQGRMTDHRINLTLYKLDAVMEGDLTELLDSLHREYQADQLAMLAQQNGG, from the coding sequence ATGAAAGAATCGTTACGTTTACGATTAGACCAACTCTCTGACCGCCATGAAGAATTGACCGCATTACTGGCTGATGTAGAAGTCATTTCTGATAATAAGCGCTTCCGTCAATTGTCACGTGAGCATAATGACTTAACAGAAATTACCAATGTCTGGACCAAGTATAGACAGGCTGAAGAAGACATCGAAACGGCTCAGGCCATGCTGTCAGATCCGGACTTTAAGGAAATGGCACAGGAAGAAATTAAAGAGAATAAAGCTTTAATTGAATCGCTTGAAGCTGACCTGAACATCCTGATGATTCCGAAAGATCCGAATGATGCCAACTCGGCTTATCTTGAGATTCGTGCCGGAACCGGTGGCGATGAAGCTGCGATTTTCTCGGGCGATTTATTCCGTATGTATAGTAAATATGCGGAAAACCAAGGCTGGCGTATTGAAATCCTCTCTGAAAATGAAGGCGAACATGGCGGCTATAAAGAAGTCATCTGCCTGATTAATGGTGACGGGGTTTACGGTCGTCTAAAATTTGAAAGTGGTGCGCATCGTGTACAGCGTGTACCAGCGACCGAATCACAAGGCCGTGTGCATACCTCAGCATGTACCGTTGCGATTCTTCCTGAAATTGATGTCGATACCTCGGTTGAAATCAACTCATCTGATTTGCGCATTGATACCTATCGTGCTTCAGGTGCAGGTGGTCAGCATGTTAACAAAACCGATTCTGCAGTACGTATTACTCATATCCCAACCGGCACCGTAGTGGAGTGTCAGGAAGAGCGTTCACAGCATAAGAACAAGGCCAAAGCGATGGCACTGCTGGTATCACGTTTAGAAAATGCCAAACGTGCAGCAGCAGATGCAGCAACCTCGGAAATGCGTCGTGACCTGGTGGGTTCGGGGGATCGTTCAGAACGTATCCGTACCTATAACTATCCGCAAGGTCGTATGACAGATCACCGCATTAACCTGACTTTATACAAGCTGGATGCCGTGATGGAAGGTGATTTGACCGAATTGCTAGACAGCCTGCATCGCGAATATCAGGCGGATCAGTTGGCCATGCTTGCACAGCAGAATGGTGGATAA